The sequence below is a genomic window from Actinokineospora baliensis.
CGAGCCAGCCGATGAACAGGAAGAACGCGGGCGGGCGCGACCCGCGGCCCAGCAGCAGGCCCAGCGCGACGGTCATCAGCGCCAAGTCCATCACCGGGTAGCCCAGCGAGACGACCTCGACCAGCAGTGGGGCGCCGAGGCGGGTCTGCGGGCCGAGCACGTACAGCCACGACAGCATCGCCGCGACCACCGCCAGCGTCCCGGCGTCGAGCAGACCGGCCACACCGTGCCCGGGGGTGCGGCGGCGGATCAGCAGCACGATCCCGGCCACGGCCAGCGGGTAGTGCGCCAGGTAGAACGGGTCCGCCAGCGACGGGTACGCGGTCACGTCGAAGACGTAGTGCGAGATGTAGAAGATCGCGTCGGCCAGCGCGTAGACCAGTTGGCTCGCCGCGATCAGCAGCCACGGCAACGCGGGCCGCGGCCGGTGCCAGACCATGCCGGTGCACACCGCCACCGCAGCCGAGGTGCTGATCAGGCAGTACAGCACGACCCGCAGCGGGAAGCCGCCCGCGGTCACCGGGGCGAGGTAGTAGCCGACGACCAGTACCGCGCCCACGGCCAGGTACAGCGCCCACAGCCAACGGGCGGCACGCCGGGAACTGGCGGATGCGGCGGAATCGACCACTCGGACAGAGTGGCATAGCGGCTTTCGGCCCCGCGACACGACTCGGCGGGTGATCATCACGTTAGGCCGAACGTGTCACGGGGGCGGCACCGGGTCACCCGGTGGCCGCCCCCGTGGCACGGTGGGTCAGCAGCTCAGGTTCGAGCCCGGGGTGGTGCCCAACAGCTGGGTGAACCGCTGGTAGGCGTTGATCCGGCTCTGCACCTGGGCCGGGTTGCCGCCGTTGCACTCCAGCGCGCCGTTGATGCTGCGGATGGTCTCGCCGAAGCCGCGGCCGTTGACCATCGCGTCGTGCGGGGTCATCGTGCCGGGGCCCTTCTGGGTGTTCCAGTACCAGAGCGCGGTCTTCCAGGCCACGGCCGGGTCCTGCTCGACCAGGAACGGGTTGCGCAGCAGGTCGATGCCCAGCGCGTCACCGGCGGCCTTGTAGTTGAAGTTCCAGCTCAGCTGGATCGGGCCGCGGCCGTAGTACGCCGCCTGACCGGCCGGGCAGCCGTAAGGCTGGGCGGCGTCGCAGTAGTGCGGGTAGTTGGCCTCGTTGATCTCCTTGATGTAGACCAACCCGCCGGTCTCGTGGTTGACGTTGGCCAGGAACGCCGCCGCCTCTTGGCGCTTGGTGGTGTCGGTGCCGGTGTTGGCGAAACCGGGGTACGCCGCCAGCGCGTCGGTGAGGCCCTTGTAGGTGTAGAAGCTGTTGCGGCTGGGGAACATCTGGTTGAACTGCGCCTCGGACACCACGAACCCGGTGTTGGGGTTGGTGGTGGTCGGACCCGTGGTCGTGGTAGTTGGCCGCGTCGTGGTGGTCGGCGTCGTCGTGGTCGTGGGCGTGCCGCAGTTGTACGGGTCCCAGTACCAGGTGCTCACCACCGGGCTGTAGCCCGGGTTGTCGTGCTCGGCGATGTAGAACTTGCCGTCGGTGAACCGGACGACGTCGCCGGTCTTGTACTGCTTGCCCTGGACCCAGTCCGGGTGCAGGCAGCCGTCCGGGCCGGTGGTGGGCGTGGTCGGCCGGGTCGTCGTCGTGGTGGTCGTCGGCCGCGTGGTGGTGGTCGGCGTGGTGCCGCCGCAGGCGCCCTGGTCGGCCCACACCTGGGCCTGGCCGGGGGTCTCGTTCTGGGTCCACCACTTGGCCGACCAGTTGCGGCCGCTGTGGGAGGCGGTCTTGCCGCCGGTGTAGACGGTCGCACTGCTCCACGCGGGCGCGCAATCGGCGGCTGAGGCGGTGACGGTCGGCAGCAGGAACGCCAGCCCACCCACCGTCGCCACCGCGATCGCCGCGGCGATGATGCGGTTTCTCGACACGTGATCACTCCTTAGGGGCCCGCCGCGCAGGGAGCGGTGGGTCGAAAATCACCTAAGCCGATGGGCCAACCGGCGTCAAGGTCTAGACCATTGCCGCTCGGTGGCGGCGGGTACCCGGTCGGCGGGCGGCTGACCGGGGGCCGGAGATGATCTGACGGCCCGCCGGAGATGATCTAGTGTGGGCCCGGGTCCGCAGGCGCGCTTGGGAGGTCGGCGATGGGTGAGTCTGGCAAGGAACTGTTGGAGCGGGTGCAGCGCGAGCTGCTGCCGGGGGAGCACGACAACCGGTTCGTCCCGGCCGTCGCGTGCGGATCGGCGCCGCTGGTGGCGCTCGCCGCGCTGGCCGCCGAGCAGCACCGGATCATCGCCAGCGACTGGCGCACCTTCCTCACCCTGGCCGCGCAGGCCGTGGACCCGGCCGCGCGCGAGGTGTTCAGCTCGCTGGCCTCCGGCGAGGGGCTGGCGCTGGCCAAGCTGGGCGACTTCGCCGCCGCGTGCGGGCTCGACGAGGACGCCATCCGCGACTACGAGCCCCGGCCGGGGTGCCAGGCCTACCCGGCCTACCTGGCGTGGCTCGCCCTCAACGGGAACCCCAGGGACGCGCTGCTGGCGATCCTGGCCAACTTCGCCGCCTGGGGCGGGTACTGCGCCGCGATCTCCGCGGGCCTGCGCGAGCACTACGGCTTCGACGAGACCGGCACCGGCTTCTTCGACTTCTTCGCCACCCCGGTCCCGGAACTGGAAGCGCTCTACCCGGTGGCGCTGCAGCAGGCCCTCGACGACGGCTGGACCCCCGACCGGGCCATCGGCTACGGGCGGCTCCTGCAGGGCTACGAGCTGATGTTCTGGAACACCCTCGCCGACATCACCGCCTGAACCGGCTGGCGCACAAGCGTTCCGCACGGCCCTCCGGGTTCCCGGGGGGCCGTCGCGCGTTCTCGGCGGTCCGCCCTGCCGCCCACCCCGCCGTCCACATCAGAGTGCCGGAGTGGACACCGCCACCCGGGTCGCTCCGCGCCCGGTCTTTTGGGCTGCTAACTTCCACAGCAACCCAAGCGACCAGTGTGTGCGATGAGGTGCCCAGAATGGCTCAGAAAACCATTGTCCAGCTCTACGACGACCTCGACGGCTCCAGCGGCGAGGACATCCGTTCGGTCGAGTTCAGCCTGGACGGCGTCAACTACGAGATCGACCTGAACGAGGCCAACGCCGAGCGGTTGCGCGGCGAACTGGCCGATTACGTCGCCGCGGCCCGCCGGACCGGTGGCCGGGTCAAGCGGCCCGTCGCGCCGGGCAAGCCCGCCGGTGAGGGCCGCAGCAAGGAGCAGACCAAGGCCATTCGCGATTGGGCCAGGCGCAACGGCCACGACATCTCCGAGCGCGGGCGCATCCCGTCGGCCGTCGTGGACGCTTTCGAGACCGCGCACGCCGAGCCGGAACCCGAGCCCGCGCCCGCCAAGCCGAAGAGCCGCGCGAAGGTGAGGAAGGCCACCTTCTCGAATTGACGCCCACCCCACCCGGCTGGGCGGATCCGGCCGGGTGGGGGGCGCGATCGGGGTAAGTGCGCGAATTCGCCCGCGTCGAGTGGGCGAATTCGCCGGATAGTTCCACGAACGGGTATTCCCGGTTCCGACTTCCCGGTCACCGGAGTCGGGCGGCTCTGCCGAGCAGGTGGTCCCGTTCGGGTGTGCTCGTCGTCTGCCGCGCTGCCGCCAGGTACTGCTCCCTGGCGAGGTCGGGCTCGCCAGCCAGTTCCCACAGGTGCGCGCGCACGGCGGCGAGCCGGTGGTTGGTCGCCAACCGCTCGGCCACTCGCTCGGTCAGCGCCAGCCCCGCGGTGGGGCCGTGCACCATCGCGGTCGCGACCGCCCGGTTGAGGGTCACCACCGGGTTGTCGGTGACCTGTTCCAGCAGGTGGTAGAGCGCGAGGATCTGCGGCCAGTCGGTGTCGCCCGCGGCGCGGGCCTCGGCGTGCACGGCGGCGATGGCCGCCTGCAGCGCGTACGGGCCGAACACCGCGCCCCGGGTGAGCGCGGCCTCGACCAGCGCCGTCCCGCGCGCGATCAGCGCCCCGTCCCACAGCGCGCGGTCCTGCTCGGCCAGCGGAACCAGCGCCCCGCCCGCCGTAGCCCTGGCCGCGCGGCGGGCGTCGGTGAGCAGCATCAGCGCCAGCAGCCCGGTCACCTCGGCTTCGTCCCCGCGCAGCCGGTGCACGTGCTCGGTGAGCCGGATCGCCTCTGCAGCCAGGTCCGCGCGACCCATGTGGCCCTCGGTGAACACCAGGTAGAGCACCTGCAGCACCGCGGCGAGGGAGCCGGGCTCGGCGAACCCGCCGCCGTGGTCGCGGATCCGGTGCTTGGCCCGGGTGATCCGCTTGGCCATGGTCGGCTCCGGCACCAGGAACGCGCGGGCGATCTCGGCGGTGGTGAGCCCGGCGACCGCGCGCAGCGTCAACGGCACCTGGGCGTCCTGCGGCAGCGCCGGGTGGCAGCACAGGAACAGCAGCGTCAGCGTGTCGTCCGCGTCGGGCACCGAGACCTCGTCGCGGTCGGCCGACGCGGCGAGGGCCTCCTCCCGGCGCTTGCGGGCCTGGTCGGCGCGCAGGCTGTCGACCAGCCTGCGCGCCGCGACCCGGATCAGCCACGCCTTCGGATCCGTCGGTGTCCCCTCGACCGGCCACTGCGTGTGGGCGGCGATGAGGGCCTCTTGGACGGCGTCCTCGGCGGCGTCGAAGTGCCCGTACCGGCGCACGACGGCACCGAGCACCTGCGGCACGAGCGACCGCGCGAGGGCTGTGTCCACGGCAGGTGCTACAGCTCGCCGGTGGGGCTCATCAGCGGCCGGATCTCCACGGTGTCGCCCGTGCCCGCGACCACCCGCGCGGCGATCTCGGCGGCCCGCTCCGCCGTGGCGCAGTCGATGATGCTGTAGCTGACCAGCACCTCCTTGGCCTCCGCGAACGGCCCGTCGGTGGCCACCGGTGCCCCGGCCGAGGGTCGCACGGTGCGGCTGTGCGCCGGGTCGGCGAGGCCCTCGGCCCCGACGAACTCGCCTGAGGCGACCAGCTCCTGGCCGAGCTCGGCGAAGAACTCGCAGGCGGCGGCCACTTCGGCGGGCATCTGCCCGGTCGCCGTCCACTCCCGGGTGGTGGCCTCCCACGCCTCGCGGTTGGTGTAGGCCAGCAGCATGTACTTCATGGTCTTGCTCCTCGTCCAGTGAACCAGCGGTCACGCCCTTCGCGTGACCTGGCGACCGGGACGTCGGAGCCGGGGCCGCCGGATGGACAGGTCGGCCGAGACTAGCGGTATTTCGCCACGAGGGGCTCAAGCGTCCGTTCGGGTGGCCCCCGTTGTGCTGCGATAACGGTGTCGCGGTGCCCGAGCGATTACGCAGAGGCAGAGCAAGGGGCGCACTTGGGGGAGGGGGCGGGGCGTACGTGGCCTGGCGGTCGGTCGTCGCCGCGCACTTCAGGCGAACTGAGGGGAAGCTGACGCTCGCGGTGGCCGCGGTGCTGGCCGCCGCTGCGGTGGCGGGCCTGGTCGGGGTGCTGAGCATCGGGCAGCGTGCCGATCTGCTCACTGACCTGGCCGAACGCAAGGGCGCGGTCAACGCGGCCGCTGGGGAGTTCTATAGAGCTCTGGCGGACGCGGACGCCACGTCGTTCTCGGTGGTCCTGGTCAGCGGCGAGCGGGTCGCGGTGCAGCAGCAGGCGTTCCGCGACGACATCGTCGCCGCGGCGGCAGCGCTGGACTACGCCGCAAAGGCCGTGCCCGAGGTGACGTCAACAGCCAGGATCAACGAACTCACCAGTTCGGCACGGCGCGCCTACCTCGCCACGGGGGCTCTTACAACGGCTGAGCGCTTATCGGTCCTATCGTCCCTGTTGCCCGTTTACACAGGTTTGGTCGAAGCGGGGTGGGTCTATTCCAGCCGCGTTGACCCCGTCGGCACCTCTTACCTCAATGAAGCCTCCCTACTGGCGCGGGAAACCATGCTGGAACTGGCTAAGGACCTGCGGGACGCGACCCCACCTTTCGGCGTCGACTCATTCCCGTGGTTTGCGGTGGCGGTAGGGCTGGCGGTCGTTTTGCTTCTCATCGCGCTCCAGCGCTACCTGGCCCGCCGGACTCGTAGGCGGTTCAACATCGGCATGGTCGCCGCGACGGTTCTTACGCTTGTCGCGTTCGGGTGGCTCACCGCCGCATCGGTCATCGCGGCCGCGCACGCGTCCACCAGCGCCGAGCTGTCCAGGACCCGGCTCGTCCCGTTGACCGAGATCCGTGCCGAGGCCCGCAACCTCGATGGTGCGCAGGCCCGAGCGTTGATCTTCCCGTTGATCGGCGACCTCGACGGGTTGACCGCCCAGGTGAACCGCATCGACGGCAAGCTGACCGCGGTCCGTGCCGCGCCGCTGGGCACCGAGTCCCAGTACGCGCTCGACGCGGCCTCCGTGGTGGTCGAGCAGTGGCGCGCGGCGATCACCAGGGACTTCTCCGCGACCCGGCCCAGCTACGGGGAGATCGCCAAGGCCATCACCGCGGCCGAGGAGCTCAAGGACGACCTCGACCCGGCCATCGCGTCGGCCTCGCGCGAGGTCGACCAGTCCATCCAGGACGCCAGGGCCGCCTTGGCGGGGACCGATGTGGGGGTGGCCGTGTTGATGGCCGTCGCGGCCGCGGCCGCCGTCGGGGGCCTGTGGCCCCGGATCGCGGAGTACCGGTGACCGCCCGGCGGGGGTGGACCCGCCTGACCGCCGTCGTGGCCGCTGCCGCGGTCGCGGCGTGCACCCCAGCGCCTCGTGGCGACGTTCCCCGCCCGAGCGCGCCGCAGCCTCGGCCGCCCGCTGTCGAGGCCACGCAGGCGCAACCGCGCACGGTGGGGTGCAAGGGCAGCACGGCGAGCCTGCGCCCGGATGGCACCGAACTCGTCCGGTTGCCGCGCGGCGGGGCCATCGACCGGATCAGGCAGCGGGGGCAGTTGCGGGTCGGCGTCAGCCAGACCGCGGGCAGGCTCAGCTCGCGCAACCTGCGCACCGGCGCGGTCGAGGGCTTGGAGGCCGACCTGGCGATCGCCATCGCCAGGGCCATCTTCCCCGACCGCGACCCGGCGACCGTGCCCGACCTGATCCAGTACGTCGCCATGCCGACCAGGGACCGGTTCCTGGCGCTGACCACGACCGAGAACGGCAACTACCCGCCCGCGACCAACGTGGCCAAGGTCGACCTGATCATCGCCGACGCCAGCGTCACCTGCGAGCGGGTCGACACCTACGGCGTGCGGTTCTCCGTGCCGTACCTGCAGACCCGCCAGGGCCTGCTCACCTACCGCGGCACGCTCAGCGGCTGGGACCCGCGCACCGGGATCACCGGCCGCACGGTGTGCGCGGGCGCGGGCACGATCAACCTGGACCGGATCACCAAGCTCGGCGGCATCGCGGTGCCGGTCGTGGACACCACCGACTGCTTGGTCCAGCTCCAGCGCCACCAGGTCGACGCGGTGTCCACCGATGACGTGATCCTGGAGGGGTTCCGCGACCAGGACCCCAACACCGAGATCTTCCCCGGCGTGGTCGACACCGTGGACCTGGCCGCCGTGGCCATCGCCAACCGCGACGAGGACCTGGTCCGGGTGGTCAACGCCGCGTTGGAGCGCATGCGCGGCCAGCAGATGACCCAGCTCTACGCGAAGTGGTTCCCCGGTCGGACGATGGTCATGCCGCCCGCGGACTACGAGGGTGGGTGACCGGTGATAGACCACGTACCTGACCCGGCCCGGTCGCGCGCCGTCCTGATCGGCGTGGGCGACTACAAGAACCTGCCTGCCCTACCGACGGCGACCGCCGCGTTGGGCGGCTTGCACTCGGTTCTCACCTCGCCTGACGGCCTCGCCTTGTCGCATTGCGCGGTCCTGGCCAACCCGACCTCGGCTGCCGAGATAGTCCGAGTTCTCGACCAAGCCGCAGCCGAAGCCGAGGACCTCTTACTGGTCCACTGCGCTGGGCGGGTCTTGACCGAAGAGGGCGGTACACCGCATCTAGCGACTGTCGGCACGGATGGGCGCTACCTCGCGACGACTGCCCTACCGCTCGCCGAGATCCGTAGGATCTTGAGGCGCTGTCAGGCATCCAGGCGTGTCCTACTGCTCGACTGCGTGCCAGGGCACGTCATCGGTGACAGCCTCGACGAGAGCGGCGTGTTCGTCCTCTCGGCCCCTGAGCACACCCAGGACCTTTTGGCCGCCTTACGCGATGGCATCGCGGGGGAGGGGCCGTTGCTCACGCTGACGGCACTCGCCGCAGTGGTCTCGTCGGGCCGTGTGCACGACGGTGGACTCGGTGCCGCGGTCATCGCCGCCAACCCGGTCGACCGGGTGCGTGAGTTGCGCGGCCGGATCACCGAGGCCGCGCAGTTGTTGGCCATGCTGGTCACCGAGCACGCCGACACCGCGAACGTGGTCGCCGACGCCCGGCACAAGATCCTCTCGGCCGACCGGCTGGTCATCGGCGATGTCGTCGCGGACGCCGCGGGCGCGGTCCGCGACCTCGAGTCCGCCGCCGCGGCAGGCCACTGGTCCCGGGTGTCCGGGGCGATCGACGACGTCGAGGCGATCATCCACGCCGGGTCCAAGAGCCTCAGCGTCGTGCACGCCCAGGCCAAGGGCCTGCTGGCGCGGCGCGAGGAGTTGCGCGGTCGGTTGGCGGTGTACCTGGCCATGGCGGTGCGGGTGGGGATGGCTGAGGACCCGGAGTTGGCGGCCGCGCACCGCGCCGCGCACCGGTTGTTGTGGACCGCGCCGTGTGACCTCCCCGAGGCCACGGTCGCGGTGACCACCTATCAGAACGCGGTGATTCGGAGGCGCTCATGACGGCGCGGACCCCGTGTGTTCGACCGGGTTGCGACGGCTCTTACCTGGAAGACGGCTCGTGCGACGAGTGCGGCTTCCTCGCTCCCACGGGCACGGTGGTCAAGGCGGCCACACCGAAGCCCGAAGTCGCGTCCGTGCCGTCAGCGCGTCGCGGCAGTGAGACGTGGCGCGGGGTGACGGGCAGGGGGATGACGACCGGCAGCCGAACGCCGACGCGGCCGGGCGGCACCATCGTCGAGCAGGTGA
It includes:
- a CDS encoding RNA polymerase sigma factor → MDTALARSLVPQVLGAVVRRYGHFDAAEDAVQEALIAAHTQWPVEGTPTDPKAWLIRVAARRLVDSLRADQARKRREEALAASADRDEVSVPDADDTLTLLFLCCHPALPQDAQVPLTLRAVAGLTTAEIARAFLVPEPTMAKRITRAKHRIRDHGGGFAEPGSLAAVLQVLYLVFTEGHMGRADLAAEAIRLTEHVHRLRGDEAEVTGLLALMLLTDARRAARATAGGALVPLAEQDRALWDGALIARGTALVEAALTRGAVFGPYALQAAIAAVHAEARAAGDTDWPQILALYHLLEQVTDNPVVTLNRAVATAMVHGPTAGLALTERVAERLATNHRLAAVRAHLWELAGEPDLAREQYLAAARQTTSTPERDHLLGRAARLR
- a CDS encoding YciI family protein encodes the protein MKYMLLAYTNREAWEATTREWTATGQMPAEVAAACEFFAELGQELVASGEFVGAEGLADPAHSRTVRPSAGAPVATDGPFAEAKEVLVSYSIIDCATAERAAEIAARVVAGTGDTVEIRPLMSPTGEL
- a CDS encoding transporter substrate-binding domain-containing protein, with protein sequence MTARRGWTRLTAVVAAAAVAACTPAPRGDVPRPSAPQPRPPAVEATQAQPRTVGCKGSTASLRPDGTELVRLPRGGAIDRIRQRGQLRVGVSQTAGRLSSRNLRTGAVEGLEADLAIAIARAIFPDRDPATVPDLIQYVAMPTRDRFLALTTTENGNYPPATNVAKVDLIIADASVTCERVDTYGVRFSVPYLQTRQGLLTYRGTLSGWDPRTGITGRTVCAGAGTINLDRITKLGGIAVPVVDTTDCLVQLQRHQVDAVSTDDVILEGFRDQDPNTEIFPGVVDTVDLAAVAIANRDEDLVRVVNAALERMRGQQMTQLYAKWFPGRTMVMPPADYEGG
- a CDS encoding glycoside hydrolase family 19 protein, producing MSRNRIIAAAIAVATVGGLAFLLPTVTASAADCAPAWSSATVYTGGKTASHSGRNWSAKWWTQNETPGQAQVWADQGACGGTTPTTTTRPTTTTTTTRPTTPTTGPDGCLHPDWVQGKQYKTGDVVRFTDGKFYIAEHDNPGYSPVVSTWYWDPYNCGTPTTTTTPTTTTRPTTTTTGPTTTNPNTGFVVSEAQFNQMFPSRNSFYTYKGLTDALAAYPGFANTGTDTTKRQEAAAFLANVNHETGGLVYIKEINEANYPHYCDAAQPYGCPAGQAAYYGRGPIQLSWNFNYKAAGDALGIDLLRNPFLVEQDPAVAWKTALWYWNTQKGPGTMTPHDAMVNGRGFGETIRSINGALECNGGNPAQVQSRINAYQRFTQLLGTTPGSNLSC
- a CDS encoding histone-like nucleoid-structuring protein Lsr2 — encoded protein: MAQKTIVQLYDDLDGSSGEDIRSVEFSLDGVNYEIDLNEANAERLRGELADYVAAARRTGGRVKRPVAPGKPAGEGRSKEQTKAIRDWARRNGHDISERGRIPSAVVDAFETAHAEPEPEPAPAKPKSRAKVRKATFSN
- a CDS encoding transcriptional regulator; protein product: MGESGKELLERVQRELLPGEHDNRFVPAVACGSAPLVALAALAAEQHRIIASDWRTFLTLAAQAVDPAAREVFSSLASGEGLALAKLGDFAAACGLDEDAIRDYEPRPGCQAYPAYLAWLALNGNPRDALLAILANFAAWGGYCAAISAGLREHYGFDETGTGFFDFFATPVPELEALYPVALQQALDDGWTPDRAIGYGRLLQGYELMFWNTLADITA